A stretch of the Deltaproteobacteria bacterium genome encodes the following:
- a CDS encoding DEAD/DEAH box helicase — translation MQEVTHQELNVVVMPNRSLQLEWTDAADVIGQSSRLIQDDIWKRFTSKDDSWLFMLGFSDQQVPLSPSLDYWRGFAGAFAGKLIQTPNLETLRHKISLPLSADERQLYLDRIPMMIGSEYIDADLLENAWQVLHRAFGHAIRSYKGSVEEFVRTYSPNAQLVGRVFFHLVENRDDVYPFAFMATYSTSLNRQGKSRHLPLKHALQEYGDDSQKLLELLATVHKAADQSPLMTELLETGEIFHPMAWTSGDAFSFLKEIPIYEASGILCRIPNWWKGNRGRVSLNFSVGDKQPSFVGMDALLSFNPRLFVGDMEISEEEARRLLDESEGLAFIKNKWVAVDQERLKQTLDAYEKAKELMERKGISLRDALQMQLMPEKFLDMDPGRIDHSVSNGEWLRSVVEKLINPSLIPSVAPDKGFKATLRQYQQKGINWLYFLHSLRFGACLADDMGLGKTVQVLGLLNILKSDAKKSKQPNRASLLIIPASLIANWEHEIRRFYPDLNIYIAHPGADLKKGSGPEDKKSLDGVDLCITTYALAQRLQWLKGYSWNYIILDEAQAIKNPGTKQARAIKGLISANRIIMTGTPIENRLSDLWSLFDFLNPGLLGSTREFKTFSKGLTNNPSGYSRLRKVVSPYILRRLKTDKSVISDLPEKVEMKTYAPLSKRQVLLYKDMVEKIKASIGETDGIQRKGLILSSLMRFKQICNHPDQYLGTGEFVEDDSGKFLRLREICDTIYEKREKVLVFTQFKEMTGPLHDFLETIFKRKGVILHGSVPVKNRKAIIDAFQSPTYVPFMVLSLKAGGVGLNLTEASHVVHFDRWWNPAVENQATDRAFRIGQKKNVIVHKFLTRGTVEEKIDKMLEEKTRLSQEVIAESGDKWITEMNNDELMDLFSLRL, via the coding sequence ATGCAGGAAGTGACACATCAGGAACTGAATGTGGTGGTGATGCCGAATCGGTCCCTGCAACTGGAATGGACAGATGCGGCGGATGTGATTGGCCAAAGCAGCCGATTGATCCAGGACGATATTTGGAAGCGTTTCACGTCCAAAGATGATTCCTGGCTTTTTATGCTGGGCTTTTCAGATCAACAGGTCCCCCTCTCTCCATCCCTCGATTACTGGCGCGGCTTTGCCGGTGCGTTTGCAGGGAAACTGATCCAGACCCCGAATCTCGAAACCCTGCGTCACAAGATATCGCTCCCGCTCTCCGCAGATGAACGACAGCTTTATCTGGACCGGATCCCGATGATGATCGGTTCGGAATACATCGATGCCGATCTTCTTGAAAACGCGTGGCAAGTGCTGCACAGGGCATTTGGCCATGCCATCCGGTCATACAAGGGATCCGTAGAAGAGTTTGTCAGGACCTACAGCCCCAATGCCCAACTCGTGGGACGGGTATTTTTCCACCTGGTCGAAAACAGGGATGACGTCTACCCGTTCGCCTTTATGGCAACCTATAGCACCAGCCTGAACCGGCAGGGAAAGTCGAGACATCTTCCCCTGAAGCACGCCCTGCAGGAGTATGGGGATGACTCTCAAAAGCTGTTGGAACTCCTTGCCACCGTTCATAAGGCCGCAGATCAAAGTCCCCTGATGACGGAACTCCTGGAGACAGGGGAGATCTTCCATCCCATGGCCTGGACCTCCGGGGATGCCTTCTCGTTCTTAAAGGAGATCCCGATCTATGAAGCATCGGGCATCCTGTGCCGGATCCCCAACTGGTGGAAGGGGAACCGAGGCCGGGTCTCCCTGAACTTCAGCGTGGGCGATAAGCAGCCCTCTTTTGTGGGCATGGATGCGCTGCTCAGTTTCAACCCGAGACTTTTTGTCGGGGATATGGAGATCTCCGAGGAGGAGGCCAGAAGGCTTTTGGATGAATCCGAAGGCCTGGCCTTTATCAAGAACAAGTGGGTGGCCGTGGATCAGGAGCGGCTCAAACAGACGCTGGATGCCTATGAAAAGGCAAAAGAGCTTATGGAAAGGAAAGGGATCAGCCTGAGAGACGCGCTTCAGATGCAGCTCATGCCCGAAAAGTTCCTGGATATGGATCCCGGCCGGATCGACCACAGCGTGTCGAACGGCGAATGGCTGCGGTCAGTCGTTGAAAAACTGATCAATCCTTCCCTCATCCCTTCGGTTGCGCCTGATAAAGGGTTCAAGGCAACCCTTCGCCAATATCAGCAAAAGGGGATTAACTGGCTCTATTTCCTCCATTCACTCCGATTCGGGGCCTGCCTGGCGGATGATATGGGCCTGGGCAAGACCGTCCAGGTCCTGGGGCTCCTGAATATCCTGAAATCCGATGCCAAAAAATCCAAGCAGCCGAACCGCGCATCCCTCCTCATCATACCCGCATCCCTTATCGCCAACTGGGAGCATGAGATCAGGCGATTTTATCCTGACCTTAATATCTATATCGCACACCCGGGGGCGGATTTGAAAAAAGGGAGTGGCCCTGAGGATAAAAAATCACTGGATGGCGTGGATCTCTGCATTACCACTTACGCCCTCGCCCAGAGGCTTCAGTGGCTGAAAGGTTATTCGTGGAACTATATCATCCTGGATGAGGCCCAGGCCATCAAGAATCCGGGGACCAAACAGGCCAGGGCCATCAAGGGTCTTATATCCGCAAACAGGATCATCATGACAGGGACCCCCATCGAAAACCGGCTCTCGGACCTCTGGTCCCTCTTTGACTTTCTGAACCCGGGACTGCTCGGGAGCACCAGGGAATTTAAGACGTTTTCAAAGGGTTTGACGAACAACCCGTCAGGCTATTCGAGATTGCGAAAAGTCGTCAGTCCGTATATATTGCGGCGCCTGAAAACAGACAAGTCGGTCATATCCGATCTCCCCGAAAAGGTGGAGATGAAGACCTATGCCCCGCTCAGCAAAAGGCAGGTCCTCCTGTACAAGGATATGGTTGAGAAGATAAAGGCATCCATTGGCGAGACAGATGGGATCCAGCGAAAGGGGCTGATTCTTTCTTCGCTCATGCGATTCAAGCAGATCTGCAACCACCCGGACCAGTATCTGGGCACGGGCGAATTTGTGGAAGACGACAGCGGCAAATTCTTAAGACTCCGCGAGATCTGCGACACCATATACGAAAAACGGGAGAAGGTCCTTGTATTTACCCAGTTCAAGGAGATGACAGGCCCGCTTCACGATTTCCTGGAGACCATCTTCAAGCGAAAGGGCGTTATTCTGCACGGGAGCGTCCCTGTCAAAAATCGAAAAGCCATTATTGATGCATTCCAGAGTCCAACCTATGTCCCGTTTATGGTATTGTCCCTCAAGGCCGGCGGGGTGGGGCTCAACCTGACCGAGGCAAGCCATGTGGTCCATTTTGACCGGTGGTGGAACCCTGCCGTGGAAAACCAGGCAACGGACCGGGCCTTCCGCATCGGTCAGAAAAAAAATGTCATCGTGCATAAGTTCCTGACCCGAGGGACCGTCGAAGAAAAGATCGACAAGATGCTGGAAGAAAAGACCCGGTTGTCCCAGGAGGTCATTGCCGAGAGCGGGGATAAATGGATCACCGAGATGAACAACGATGAGTTGATGGATCTTTTCAGCTTGAGGCTATAG
- a CDS encoding corrinoid protein produces MSDTLQQIKNAVITRKRAEIQGLVETAVNEGIDPNTIIDNGLIAAMDVVGQQFSDSEIFVPEMLVSALTMKMGLDVVKPLLLKSGDTRSRGTVMMATVKGDIHDIGKNIVIMMLEGAGFQVIDLGVDLTVEKLMEQIEAVKPDLIGLSALLTTTMPEMRRSIQALQEKGLKGKVKVMVGGAPVSASFAKEIGADGYGADAAEAVGLARRLVLAGEG; encoded by the coding sequence ATGAGCGATACACTGCAGCAGATTAAGAACGCGGTGATAACCCGGAAGAGAGCCGAAATCCAAGGATTGGTGGAGACTGCCGTTAATGAAGGCATCGATCCCAACACGATCATCGACAACGGGCTCATTGCCGCCATGGATGTGGTGGGTCAGCAGTTTTCAGACAGCGAGATCTTTGTGCCCGAGATGCTTGTGTCGGCACTGACCATGAAAATGGGCCTGGATGTGGTGAAGCCCCTCCTCCTGAAGAGCGGGGATACCCGGTCCAGAGGCACCGTCATGATGGCCACGGTCAAGGGTGATATCCACGACATCGGAAAAAACATCGTTATCATGATGCTCGAGGGCGCGGGATTCCAGGTCATTGACCTGGGGGTGGATTTGACCGTGGAAAAACTTATGGAGCAGATCGAGGCCGTTAAACCGGACCTGATTGGACTGTCCGCCCTCCTCACCACCACCATGCCTGAAATGAGACGTTCTATCCAGGCGTTGCAGGAAAAGGGGCTCAAAGGAAAGGTGAAGGTAATGGTGGGCGGCGCTCCGGTGAGTGCCTCTTTTGCAAAGGAGATCGGAGCAGACGGGTATGGCGCCGATGCGGCCGAGGCCGTGGGGCTGGCGCGGCGTCTGGTTCTCGCAGGAGAAGGATAG
- a CDS encoding dihydropteroate synthase, which translates to MLIIAERINSSRKSVARAIESRDAAFIRGEAKAQDEAGADYIDVNAGAFAGEEAECLRWVVEVVQKATDLPLAIDSPDPAVIQGVLPLLERPPMINSITLEPARLNHILPLVTAHGARVIGLCQSEDKMAESVDDKLRLAGQLVERVTRAGIPLSDLYIDPLVYPLATHSGSAMAAMAAIDRIMGEFPGVHTICGLTNVSYGLPERKLINRTFLAAAISRGLDAVIMDPTDPLLYAALKAGLAVAGKDDYCMDYIDAFRAGRLA; encoded by the coding sequence ATGCTGATTATTGCCGAGAGAATCAATTCATCCCGGAAATCGGTGGCCCGGGCCATTGAGAGCCGTGACGCGGCCTTTATTCGGGGTGAGGCCAAGGCCCAGGATGAGGCCGGGGCCGATTACATCGATGTGAATGCAGGGGCATTTGCGGGTGAAGAAGCGGAGTGTCTCAGGTGGGTGGTGGAGGTGGTCCAGAAGGCCACGGACCTCCCTCTCGCCATCGACAGCCCCGATCCCGCGGTCATCCAGGGCGTCCTCCCCCTCCTGGAGCGGCCCCCCATGATCAATTCCATCACCCTGGAGCCGGCACGGCTGAACCATATCCTGCCGTTGGTGACCGCGCACGGGGCCAGGGTCATCGGGCTGTGTCAGTCAGAGGATAAAATGGCTGAATCGGTGGACGACAAGTTGCGCCTGGCCGGTCAACTGGTTGAGAGGGTCACCAGGGCGGGCATTCCCTTGAGTGACCTCTACATTGATCCCCTGGTCTATCCGCTGGCCACCCATTCCGGGTCGGCCATGGCGGCCATGGCGGCCATCGACCGGATCATGGGGGAGTTTCCAGGGGTCCATACCATCTGCGGTCTCACAAATGTTTCATACGGTCTTCCCGAGAGGAAACTCATCAACCGGACCTTCCTTGCAGCCGCCATTTCACGGGGGCTGGACGCCGTAATTATGGACCCTACCGATCCCCTCCTCTACGCGGCCCTCAAGGCCGGCCTGGCCGTCGCCGGAAAAGACGACTACTGCATGGACTACATCGACGCCTTCCGTGCAGGGCGATTGGCCTGA